One region of Papaver somniferum cultivar HN1 unplaced genomic scaffold, ASM357369v1 unplaced-scaffold_1515, whole genome shotgun sequence genomic DNA includes:
- the LOC113336274 gene encoding uncharacterized protein LOC113336274, translated as MCNGLFIDKNADESWTFLIKVSEKTRQWESIREPRKTALVANVHRIESDFEGNAKIASLARRVEALELQKNVKPSATTLRDHVEMSICASCNSSDHLVDSCPEKLAFQESRLE; from the coding sequence atgtgcaatggcttatttattgacaaaaatgctgATGAGTCTTGGACTTTCCTAATCAAAGTTTCTGAAAAGACTCGGcagtgggagtccattcgtgaacctagaaagactgcCCTTGTAGCTAATGTTCATAGGATTGAGTCCGACTTTGAGGGAAATGCGAAAATTGCATCGTTGGCTAGGAGAGTAGAAGCGTtggagctgcagaagaatgtgaaacCTTCTGCCACTACTCTCCGTGACCATGTCGAAATGTCTATTTGTGCTTCATGTAATAGTTCTGACCATCTAGTGGACAGTTGCCCAGAAAAACTTGCATTTCAGGAATCTAGACTTGAATAA